In Niallia sp. FSL W8-0635, one genomic interval encodes:
- a CDS encoding response regulator transcription factor — protein MEKVNVLVVDDEKEIRDAIEIYLKNEGITVLKASDGLEALDILMEQTVHLILMDIMMPNLDGISATYKIREQKNIPIIMLTAKSEDTDKILGLQIGADDYITKPFNPMELVARVKSQLRRYVTLGTFDGVKKKIDLHGLTLDQEAKEVAVNGEGVKLTPIEYKIVVLLMKNAGRVFSITEIYESVWKEPGYNAENTVAVHIRKIREKIEVDPKNPRFLKVVWGIGYKIEK, from the coding sequence TTGGAGAAAGTAAATGTGCTAGTGGTGGATGATGAGAAAGAAATTCGAGATGCCATTGAAATATATCTTAAAAACGAAGGGATTACCGTTTTAAAAGCAAGTGATGGACTAGAGGCATTAGATATTTTAATGGAACAAACCGTTCATTTAATTCTAATGGATATTATGATGCCGAATTTAGATGGGATTTCTGCTACTTATAAAATTCGTGAACAAAAAAATATTCCGATTATAATGCTGACAGCGAAAAGTGAGGATACGGATAAAATATTAGGCTTGCAAATAGGCGCTGATGATTATATCACAAAACCATTCAATCCAATGGAGCTAGTCGCAAGAGTGAAATCGCAATTACGAAGATATGTGACACTTGGAACCTTTGATGGTGTGAAGAAAAAAATAGACCTTCATGGATTAACATTAGACCAGGAGGCAAAAGAAGTAGCGGTAAATGGAGAAGGTGTAAAGCTAACGCCGATTGAATATAAAATCGTTGTATTATTAATGAAAAATGCAGGCAGAGTGTTCTCTATTACGGAAATTTATGAAAGTGTATGGAAGGAACCTGGGTACAATGCTGAAAACACGGTGGCAGTACATATTCGAAAAATCCGCGAGAAAATCGAAGTGGATCCAAAAAATCCGCGTTTCTTAAAGGTGGTGTGGGGCATTGGCTACAAAATCGAGAAATAA
- a CDS encoding NUDIX hydrolase: MVQSTQQSYSPPKHIVSAATIIINEQGEILLIKGPKRGWEMPGGQVEEGESLKDAAIREAKEESGIDIEIVKFCGIFQNVNRSICNTLFLAKPVGGELATSPESLEVGFFPIEEALKMVTYKNFRGRIEKCLDESSQPFCVAF, encoded by the coding sequence ATGGTTCAAAGCACACAACAGTCCTATTCGCCGCCAAAACATATCGTTTCAGCAGCGACGATCATTATTAACGAACAAGGCGAAATTTTATTAATCAAGGGACCTAAGAGAGGATGGGAAATGCCAGGCGGACAAGTGGAAGAGGGGGAGTCCTTGAAAGACGCCGCAATAAGAGAAGCAAAAGAAGAATCAGGTATTGATATTGAGATTGTAAAATTTTGTGGAATATTCCAAAATGTGAACCGTTCCATATGCAATACGCTGTTCTTAGCAAAACCAGTTGGGGGAGAATTAGCTACTTCTCCAGAAAGTTTAGAAGTAGGATTTTTTCCCATAGAGGAAGCGCTGAAGATGGTGACATATAAGAATTTTAGGGGAAGAATAGAGAAATGTTTGGATGAAAGTAGCCAGCCTTTTTGTGTAGCTTTTTAA
- a CDS encoding HIT family protein, producing MAYDLDCPLCNPHKDSDQNIVLENETCYFLQHNKHQGVLEGSGLIIPKNHHKDVFELTQEEWTDTYELVHKAKKFIDNNHSPDGYTIGWNVGKVSNQEIYHCHLHLIPRYKDEPLAGKGIRYWLKQEGNRRVKGESE from the coding sequence ATGGCTTATGATTTAGATTGTCCTTTATGTAATCCACATAAAGATAGCGACCAAAATATCGTCCTGGAGAATGAAACATGTTATTTTTTGCAACATAACAAACATCAAGGTGTCTTAGAGGGTAGCGGTTTAATAATTCCTAAAAACCATCACAAGGACGTCTTTGAGTTAACACAAGAAGAGTGGACCGATACATATGAGCTAGTACATAAGGCAAAAAAATTTATAGATAATAACCATTCTCCTGATGGCTATACAATAGGATGGAATGTAGGCAAAGTCTCTAACCAAGAGATTTATCATTGTCATCTTCACCTAATCCCAAGATATAAGGATGAACCATTGGCTGGAAAGGGAATTAGATATTGGTTAAAACAAGAGGGAAATAGACGAGTGAAAGGGGAAAGTGAATAG
- a CDS encoding NAD-dependent epimerase/dehydratase family protein, which yields MKKILVLGGTRFFGRKLVELLLEEGHQVTIMTRGTTSHPFGDRVEHIIGDRSMKEQLNNHFEGRKFDIVYDNICYTSNEARDFCEVFNGNIGKLVFTSSLSTYAADGKEKREEDFDPYHYPIAWGDKEAFTYNEGKRQAEAVFFQYATFPVVAVRFPIVLGEDDYTRRLHFHVEGIQKGNAIGFVNMEAEMSFILASEAATFLKWAGFSDFEGPFNATANGKISMGELIHIIEKVTGHEAKITLKGDEEDTSPFAIPATWYMNTEKAEKAGFEFSNLDNWLPALIEEIASKDKH from the coding sequence ATGAAAAAAATTTTAGTTCTTGGTGGTACACGTTTTTTTGGAAGGAAGCTAGTGGAATTGCTGTTGGAAGAGGGGCATCAGGTTACGATAATGACCCGTGGGACAACAAGTCATCCATTTGGCGATCGAGTGGAGCATATCATCGGTGATCGCTCTATGAAGGAACAACTTAATAATCATTTTGAAGGACGAAAATTTGATATTGTTTATGACAATATTTGCTATACATCAAATGAAGCAAGGGATTTCTGTGAAGTTTTTAACGGGAACATTGGCAAGCTTGTGTTTACTTCTTCCTTATCGACGTATGCTGCAGATGGAAAGGAAAAGAGAGAAGAAGACTTTGATCCGTATCATTATCCGATAGCATGGGGAGATAAAGAGGCATTTACATATAACGAAGGAAAGCGACAAGCAGAAGCCGTTTTCTTTCAGTACGCAACATTTCCAGTTGTGGCAGTAAGGTTCCCCATTGTGTTAGGAGAAGATGATTACACACGCAGGTTGCATTTTCATGTGGAGGGGATTCAGAAAGGAAACGCAATTGGCTTTGTTAATATGGAAGCAGAAATGTCCTTTATTCTTGCCTCAGAAGCTGCAACATTCTTAAAATGGGCAGGTTTTTCAGACTTTGAAGGACCATTTAATGCAACGGCGAATGGAAAAATTTCTATGGGAGAATTAATCCATATAATCGAAAAGGTGACAGGGCATGAGGCGAAAATAACGTTAAAAGGGGACGAGGAAGATACATCCCCATTTGCCATTCCTGCCACATGGTATATGAATACGGAAAAGGCAGAAAAAGCGGGCTTTGAGTTCAGTAACCTGGATAATTGGTTGCCAGCTTTGATTGAGGAAATTGCAAGTAAAGATAAGCATTGA
- a CDS encoding dihydrofolate reductase — protein sequence MKVSLIVAMDENRVIGKENDIPWRIPRDWEYVKKITSGHPIILGRKNFQSIGKALRNRRNIVLSRDRELVLDGCEMAHSLDEVFTLCEKEEEIFIFGGEEIYIMFLPYVESMYITKIHAEFEGDTFFPNVDLNEWKETSVTKGITDEKNPYSYYFHVFEREPLKRL from the coding sequence ATGAAGGTATCTTTAATTGTAGCGATGGACGAGAACAGAGTAATTGGGAAAGAAAATGATATTCCTTGGAGGATTCCGAGAGATTGGGAGTATGTGAAAAAAATAACTTCAGGGCATCCCATTATTTTGGGGAGAAAAAACTTCCAATCCATTGGAAAAGCATTAAGAAACAGAAGGAATATCGTCTTATCTAGAGATAGAGAGTTAGTATTGGACGGCTGTGAAATGGCACATTCATTAGATGAAGTATTTACATTATGTGAAAAGGAAGAAGAAATATTTATTTTTGGTGGCGAAGAAATATATATAATGTTTCTTCCATATGTAGAATCAATGTACATAACCAAGATTCATGCAGAATTTGAAGGGGACACGTTCTTCCCAAATGTTGATTTAAATGAATGGAAGGAGACATCTGTTACCAAAGGAATAACAGATGAAAAAAATCCTTATTCTTACTATTTTCATGTTTTCGAAAGAGAACCTCTTAAGCGATTGTGA
- a CDS encoding ketopantoate reductase family protein yields the protein MTIKKIGIVGLGAIGAVYGKMLQEVEGLEVQIIVDEHRKTRYEKEKFYINDEETSFHYIHPDTQSEAFDLVLLAVKYGQLQEAISLIRPFVGEKTVILSLLNGITSEEEIAQSYGEEKILYSICNGIDSTREGNRIYYSTPGIITFGERVNIELTDRVKEVKECLERANIPVDVPEDMERALWNKFMINVGMNQASAVTRAPYAYFQKDGQARELAKSAMKEVIQLAQAKEIDLTEQDMDYFFANVLSKVGGKGKTSMLQDIEAGRETEVALFAEKVIDYGQKLGIETPINQAFYRIIKTVEEMQG from the coding sequence GTGACCATCAAAAAAATCGGTATTGTAGGGCTTGGAGCGATTGGGGCAGTATACGGCAAAATGCTTCAGGAAGTAGAAGGATTAGAAGTACAAATTATTGTCGATGAGCATAGAAAAACAAGATATGAAAAAGAAAAATTCTACATAAACGACGAAGAAACTTCCTTTCATTACATCCATCCAGATACACAATCAGAAGCCTTTGATTTGGTTCTCCTTGCAGTAAAATATGGACAGCTTCAAGAAGCAATCTCCCTAATTCGTCCATTTGTAGGAGAGAAAACAGTAATTCTTTCCTTATTAAATGGGATTACAAGCGAGGAAGAAATTGCACAAAGCTATGGGGAAGAAAAGATTCTCTATTCCATCTGTAATGGCATTGACTCAACAAGAGAAGGCAATCGAATCTATTACAGTACTCCTGGAATCATCACTTTTGGGGAGAGAGTAAATATAGAGCTGACGGATCGCGTAAAAGAGGTCAAAGAATGCTTAGAAAGAGCAAATATACCAGTTGATGTACCAGAAGATATGGAGCGTGCTTTATGGAATAAGTTCATGATTAACGTAGGCATGAATCAAGCTTCAGCTGTAACAAGAGCACCATATGCTTATTTTCAAAAAGATGGACAAGCAAGAGAGCTAGCAAAAAGTGCGATGAAGGAAGTAATTCAGCTTGCACAGGCAAAGGAAATTGACTTAACAGAACAAGACATGGATTATTTTTTTGCCAATGTGCTAAGCAAAGTTGGCGGGAAAGGAAAGACATCGATGCTGCAGGATATCGAAGCTGGCAGAGAAACAGAAGTCGCTTTATTTGCCGAAAAAGTTATCGATTATGGTCAGAAGCTTGGGATTGAAACACCTATTAATCAAGCATTCTATCGAATTATTAAAACAGTGGAGGAAATGCAAGGGTAG
- a CDS encoding DinB family protein, which produces MEARHENLFKQLETYRKELLGTVEMMTDEQAEIIPDGFNNNIRWNLGHLYLDQFLWIEALTKEASPTSKQFNQWFGFGTTPANFTEETPSFQELKELLNAQPQEILEKYRNELEKEYPPIDMGMHTIEQVLIRTIFHEGMHLQAINDLKRFV; this is translated from the coding sequence ATGGAAGCACGTCATGAAAATTTATTTAAACAATTGGAAACGTATCGGAAGGAACTGTTAGGGACTGTTGAAATGATGACAGACGAGCAAGCAGAAATTATTCCAGATGGATTTAATAATAATATCCGCTGGAATCTCGGTCATCTTTATCTCGATCAGTTTTTATGGATCGAGGCATTAACAAAAGAAGCCTCTCCTACTTCGAAGCAATTCAATCAATGGTTTGGCTTTGGTACAACACCAGCCAATTTTACAGAGGAGACACCGTCCTTCCAAGAATTAAAAGAGCTTTTAAACGCACAACCACAAGAAATATTAGAAAAATATCGCAATGAGCTTGAAAAAGAATATCCCCCAATCGATATGGGCATGCACACAATAGAACAAGTATTAATTCGAACGATTTTTCATGAAGGCATGCATTTGCAGGCGATCAATGATTTGAAACGGTTTGTTTAG
- a CDS encoding sensor histidine kinase, producing MATKSRNKGLFIVWTLLITIGLSGIASIDMWFNKYMQSDFYKTSIFQDKMYYYMDLLSENELYYIPIEEAKKNITVTEKEINDYRYYYGDLNEQIQIIKSQYEEQIQTAKSTGSTEAEQLYTDERDKKISDITKNFQSNEYVEEKIKKEKARQLDEYYQDLQNREYEYKDWADSFQYYFENKKTGEIITNVEVAPGEKIDSKLNQKNTKFLRDIHVDPKDEWEQHYITLDSPWYEFGYKDTVATEVSILNNIKVKRGSFEGIIAVPNNLNANSMINKEVDNYKSQQKQAISFSVISIISLVASCFLLLTRRSILTQWENSFYKKVPIDIGIIFLIISVAVGIIGIWGVIDQFEIHLYNEGSYWKGIILFGCLAWLFISLSFIQISLLYKEKLKGDKLFWTKTFVGKCIKTVKKPLLQLFSSRTPLTKLILCLIIVFVLGISLMATLIEPVLAPFYLVAVIIIGIPVIHYLVKNTKSLNQLVLYTNEIMNGRKVSDLEIKASSELTTLVETINTLKNGVIFSQNAQAKSERLKTELITNVSHDLRTPLTSIINYTELLKNKNLSEEEKDGYLAIIDRKSQRLKVLIDDLFEVSKMVSGNVELKREKVDLVQLLQQALGEYDETIKASTLDFRVTNQEPSINAVVDGQKLWRVFDNLIGNILKYSLEHSRVYLSIKQEKGQAILQFKNISKYELDDNMDELFERFKRGDTSRHTEGSGLGLAIAKSIIDLHEGMMTIETDGDLFKVTLALPVNEQRS from the coding sequence TTGGCTACAAAATCGAGAAATAAAGGGCTTTTTATTGTTTGGACATTGCTTATTACAATCGGGCTTAGTGGAATTGCTTCGATAGATATGTGGTTTAATAAGTACATGCAATCAGATTTTTATAAAACATCCATCTTTCAAGATAAAATGTATTATTATATGGATCTTTTAAGTGAGAATGAGTTATATTATATTCCGATAGAAGAAGCGAAGAAGAATATAACTGTGACAGAAAAAGAAATAAATGATTACCGTTATTATTATGGTGATTTGAATGAACAAATCCAAATTATAAAAAGTCAGTATGAGGAACAAATTCAAACTGCTAAATCTACAGGAAGCACGGAAGCAGAACAGTTATATACAGATGAAAGAGATAAGAAAATCTCTGATATCACTAAAAATTTTCAAAGTAATGAATATGTAGAAGAAAAGATTAAAAAAGAAAAAGCACGACAATTAGATGAATACTATCAAGACTTACAGAATAGGGAATATGAGTATAAAGACTGGGCTGATTCCTTCCAGTATTATTTTGAAAATAAGAAAACGGGAGAAATTATAACAAACGTTGAGGTTGCTCCGGGTGAAAAGATCGATAGTAAGTTAAATCAGAAGAATACAAAATTTCTTCGCGATATCCACGTTGATCCCAAAGATGAGTGGGAACAACACTATATTACCTTAGATTCTCCTTGGTATGAGTTTGGTTATAAAGACACAGTTGCGACAGAAGTGTCTATTCTCAATAACATCAAAGTAAAAAGAGGCAGCTTTGAAGGAATAATTGCAGTTCCTAACAATTTAAATGCCAATAGTATGATAAATAAAGAAGTGGATAACTATAAATCACAACAAAAGCAAGCAATCTCTTTTAGTGTCATTAGTATTATTAGTTTAGTTGCAAGTTGCTTCCTCCTTTTAACTAGAAGAAGCATTTTAACACAATGGGAAAACTCATTTTATAAGAAAGTTCCAATAGATATTGGCATTATTTTCCTTATTATAAGTGTAGCGGTTGGGATAATCGGTATATGGGGCGTAATTGATCAATTTGAGATACACCTATATAATGAGGGATCGTATTGGAAGGGGATTATTTTATTTGGATGTTTAGCTTGGCTGTTTATATCTTTGTCATTTATTCAAATTTCTCTTTTATATAAAGAAAAATTAAAAGGGGATAAATTATTTTGGACGAAAACGTTTGTTGGAAAATGTATAAAAACAGTAAAGAAACCACTTTTGCAATTATTTTCAAGTAGAACTCCGTTAACTAAATTAATTCTTTGTTTAATCATTGTTTTCGTACTAGGTATCAGTTTAATGGCAACACTTATAGAACCAGTATTAGCACCGTTCTATCTTGTAGCAGTAATAATAATTGGAATACCAGTGATCCATTATTTGGTAAAAAATACAAAGTCTTTAAATCAGCTAGTCCTATATACAAATGAGATTATGAATGGTCGGAAAGTAAGCGATCTAGAGATTAAGGCCTCTAGTGAACTTACAACTTTAGTAGAGACTATCAATACACTAAAAAATGGCGTGATTTTCTCTCAAAATGCCCAAGCAAAAAGCGAACGCCTAAAAACCGAATTAATTACCAATGTCAGTCACGATCTACGAACGCCTTTAACATCTATCATTAACTACACGGAATTATTGAAAAATAAAAATCTATCAGAGGAAGAAAAGGACGGCTATCTGGCTATTATTGACCGAAAATCACAGCGGTTAAAAGTATTGATTGATGATTTGTTTGAGGTTTCGAAAATGGTTAGCGGCAATGTGGAATTGAAGAGGGAAAAGGTAGATTTAGTGCAGCTTTTACAGCAAGCATTAGGAGAATATGATGAAACAATCAAAGCCTCTACTCTTGATTTTCGTGTAACCAATCAAGAGCCGTCGATTAATGCAGTAGTAGATGGGCAGAAGCTATGGAGAGTATTTGATAATTTAATAGGAAATATTTTGAAGTATTCCTTGGAGCATTCTCGTGTCTACCTTTCGATTAAACAAGAAAAAGGGCAAGCAATTCTTCAATTTAAAAATATTTCTAAGTATGAACTAGATGACAATATGGATGAATTATTTGAGCGTTTTAAACGAGGGGATACCTCTAGACATACGGAAGGATCCGGACTTGGACTTGCGATTGCAAAATCGATTATCGACCTTCATGAGGGAATGATGACAATAGAGACAGATGGAGACTTATTTAAAGTTACCTTAGCGCTACCTGTAAATGAACAGCGAAGCTAA
- a CDS encoding HAD family hydrolase: protein MVVNYLSSYKAVLFDLDDTLLDRDNAVDKLFFILLEKCYEDIDDSTKREMLQEFKEQDKRCYGQKDKTKVFEAFFDSFPPKHRIPHNDILAFWNQHFPYCFSVNQDRLNILNRLKSQVKVAIITNGTVHRQKAKIRSTNLHHYFDTIIISDEVGISKPDKRIFELALNKLNVQPEDTLFVGDDLERDIGGCQNANIKGVWFNPLRIKNDTEIKPFAEIDSFDRLLSYFT, encoded by the coding sequence ATGGTGGTGAATTATTTGAGCAGCTACAAAGCAGTGCTATTTGATTTAGATGATACCTTGCTTGATAGAGATAATGCAGTAGATAAACTGTTTTTCATTTTATTAGAAAAATGTTATGAGGATATTGATGATTCCACAAAAAGGGAAATGCTGCAAGAATTTAAAGAACAGGACAAGCGATGCTATGGTCAAAAGGATAAAACAAAGGTTTTTGAAGCATTTTTCGATTCTTTTCCACCAAAACATAGAATACCACACAATGACATATTAGCTTTTTGGAATCAGCATTTTCCGTATTGTTTTTCTGTAAATCAAGATAGATTAAACATATTAAATAGGCTAAAGAGTCAAGTGAAGGTTGCAATTATCACAAATGGCACCGTCCATAGACAAAAAGCAAAAATAAGGAGCACCAATTTACATCATTATTTTGATACAATCATCATTTCTGATGAAGTGGGGATTAGTAAACCGGACAAACGCATTTTTGAACTAGCTTTAAATAAGCTTAATGTGCAGCCAGAGGACACATTATTCGTTGGCGATGACTTAGAAAGAGATATTGGTGGTTGTCAAAATGCCAATATAAAAGGGGTATGGTTTAATCCACTTAGAATCAAGAATGATACCGAGATTAAACCATTTGCTGAAATTGATTCTTTTGATCGATTATTAAGCTATTTTACATAA